From Arthrobacter sp. FW306-2-2C-D06B, a single genomic window includes:
- a CDS encoding amino acid ABC transporter ATP-binding protein has translation MTHSGPELMPETWSTNDPVLSVRNLHKSYQDQHVLRGVEFDIRQGQVKAVLGPSGSGKSTMLRLMALLEPADDGEIRLRGRRIGVREKANGAVALPERELAKERRNIGMVFQKFNLFPHLTACRNVMLGLTSVKGVHHKEAEEQAMAMLGRVGLSHRAGHFPSELSGGQQQRVAIARALVMNPDVLLFDEPTSALDPELVGEVLDVMEGLANDGMTMIVVTHEVRFARRVADEVTLFDSGVIVEQATPDEFFDNPQHQRTRKFLSHVH, from the coding sequence ATGACACACAGCGGCCCGGAACTCATGCCGGAAACCTGGTCCACCAACGACCCCGTGCTCAGCGTGCGGAATCTCCACAAGAGCTACCAGGACCAGCACGTCCTGCGCGGGGTTGAATTCGATATCCGCCAAGGACAAGTCAAGGCAGTCCTGGGTCCCTCTGGTTCCGGCAAGTCCACGATGTTGCGCCTGATGGCGCTACTCGAGCCAGCCGACGACGGCGAGATCCGGCTCCGCGGGCGGCGCATCGGTGTCCGTGAGAAAGCAAACGGAGCCGTGGCCCTGCCCGAACGCGAACTCGCCAAGGAACGCCGCAATATCGGCATGGTCTTCCAGAAGTTCAACCTGTTCCCGCACCTGACGGCTTGCCGCAACGTGATGCTCGGGCTGACTTCCGTCAAGGGCGTCCATCACAAGGAAGCCGAAGAGCAGGCCATGGCCATGCTCGGCCGCGTGGGTCTTTCGCACCGCGCCGGGCATTTCCCCTCAGAGCTCTCCGGCGGCCAGCAGCAACGCGTGGCCATCGCCCGCGCCTTGGTGATGAACCCGGACGTCCTTCTCTTCGACGAACCGACCTCCGCACTGGATCCCGAGTTGGTGGGCGAAGTCCTGGACGTCATGGAGGGCCTGGCCAACGATGGCATGACCATGATCGTGGTCACCCATGAGGTCCGTTTCGCCCGCAGGGTAGCTGATGAAGTGACCCTGTTCGACAGCGGGGTGATCGTGGAACAAGCCACACCGGACGAGTTCTTCGACAACCCCCAGCACCAGCGCACGAGGAAGTTCTTGAGCCATGTCCACTAA